Part of the bacterium genome, ACTGCTCAACTTGATTGGCGCGCTGGACCGGCCGAACAGTGGACGAATTGTGATGAATGGCACCAATTATGATTCGTTACACTCAAAACAGCGAAGCGAGTTTCGTAGTTTGTACATAGGTTTCATCTTTCAGTTTCATCATTTACTGCCAGAATTCTCGGTGTTAGAGAATCTTCTCTTGCCGGTTCGGTGGGCGAAAGGGAATCTGATCGACGCCGAGAAGCAAGCGAAACAGTGGTTGGAACGAATCGGACTGGGGGAACGGGCACACAGCCAAGTGAGTATCCTATCGGGCGGTGAGGCTCAGCGAGTGGCGACACTACGTGCACTCATGAACCACCCTCAACTATTGTTGGCCGATGAGCCAACTGGTAATCTGGATGGGGAGATTGCCTCAACCGTAGTCGACTTATTGTTTGACT contains:
- a CDS encoding ABC transporter ATP-binding protein, yielding MNGAKIVLEGVTRSFQEGKSFHHVLLEIDWFVERGSTIAVTGPSGVGKSTLLNLIGALDRPNSGRIVMNGTNYDSLHSKQRSEFRSLYIGFIFQFHHLLPEFSVLENLLLPVRWAKGNLIDAEKQAKQWLERIGLGERAHSQVSILSGGEAQRVATLRALMNHPQLLLADEPTGNLDGEIASTVVDLLFDFCKENGATLLMATHHTGFAKRCERTIVLGNGKIVSDRVNSLETPEESLESDIKKSRIDISVHR